From Neomonachus schauinslandi chromosome 12, ASM220157v2, whole genome shotgun sequence, the proteins below share one genomic window:
- the VWC2 gene encoding brorin, whose translation MPSSTAMAVGALSSSLLVTCCLMVALCSPSIPLEKLAQAPEQPGQEKREHASRDGPGRVSELGRPARDEGGSGRDWKSKGGRGLAGREAWSKQKQAWAAQGGGAKAGDLQGRPRGDTPQGEPPAAAQDATGPDLAPTPEPPEEYAYPDYRGKGCVDESGFVYAIGEKFAPGPSACPCLCTEEGPLCAQPECPRLHPRCIHVDTSQCCPQCKERKNYCEFRGKTYQTLEEFVVSPCERCRCEANGEVLCTVSACPQTECVDPVYEPDQCCPICKNGT comes from the exons ATGCCCAGCTCCACTGCGATGGCAGTTGGCGCGCTGTCCAGTTCCCTCCTGGTCACCTGCTGCCTGATGGTGGCTCTGTGCAGTCCGAGCATCCCGCTGGAGAAGCTGGCCCAGGCGCCGGAGCAGCCGGGCCAGGAGAAGCGCGAGCACGCGTCTCGGGACGGCCCGGGGCGGGTGAGCGAGCTCGGGCGCCCCGCGAGGGACGAGGGCGGCAGCGGCCGGGACTGGAAGAGCAAGGGCGGCCGGGGGCTCGCCGGCCGGGAGGCGTGGAGCAAGCAGAAGCAGGCCTGGGCCGCCCAGGGCGGGGGCGCCAAGGCCGGGGACCTGCAGGGCCGGCCCCGCGGGGACACCCCGCAGGGGGAGCCCCCGGCCGCCGCCCAGGACGCGACCGGCCCGGACCTCGCGCCCACGCCCGAGCCGCCCGAGGAGTACGCGTACCCGGACTACCGCGGCAAGGGCTGCGTGGACGAGAGCGGCTTCGTGTATGCCATCGGGGAGAAGTTCGCGCCGGGCCCCTCGGCCTGCCCGTGCCTGTGCACCGAGGAGGGGCCGCTGTGCGCGCAGCCCGAGTGCCCGCGGCTCCACCCGCGCTGCATCCACGTCGACACGAGCCAGTGCTGCCCGCAGTGCAAGGAGAGGAAGAACTACTGCGAGTTCCGGGGCAAGACCTACCAGACTCTGGAGGAGTTCGTG GTGTCACCATGTGAGCGGTGCCGCTGCGAAGCCAACGGGGAGGTGCTGTGCACCGTGTCGGCGTGTCCTCAGACGGAGTGTGTGGATCCCGTGTACGAGCCTGACCAGTGCTGCCCCATCTGCAAAAATGGTACGTGA